DNA sequence from the Halorussus limi genome:
CCGGTTCAGGTACTGGCACTCGTCGTGGTTGGAGTGTGCCGTTCAGCGACCAATATCCGTCTCTCAGGTGCTTGCAGTCTCTACATGGGTGGCCGCCGCCGCTGGTCGTTCGTCCTTTCCGTCCGGGACTCACGGTACACTCGGTACGATCACCCGGGACACGGACGAAGAGACGACTGCCGTCCCACTCCAGCCACTCCGAAGTCATGTGAGCGAATGTCCCAGGCTTCAAACCGGTCAAGAGGAGCCCTTCGCCTAGAAGACGGTCTTTGTGGTCTCCGTCTCGGCTAGCTTTCCTGAACGCATTGACGCCGTCGTCTGTGAGCGGGAGCGACTGTCTGCCTGGGTAAACCTTCAGCTGACGGTCACTGAGGTTCTCAGGAGGGTCACCACTTATCATCATACTCATCCTGGACGTCCTCCCCAGCGAACTTGATGTACTTAATCGCTTCTTCGAGGTTCGCATGTCCCATGAGCGCCTTGATTTTGTGAGGGCCGAAGTCTTTTTTCGCCAGAAGCGT
Encoded proteins:
- a CDS encoding site-specific integrase, encoding MSMMISGDPPENLSDRQLKVYPGRQSLPLTDDGVNAFRKASRDGDHKDRLLGEGLLLTGLKPGTFAHMTSEWLEWDGSRLFVRVPGDRTECTVSPGRKGRTTSGGGHPCRDCKHLRDGYWSLNGTLQPRRVPVPEPEFADFIETYFATHDRVCTPATVNHRLENIGKRAGSDKTISGANLRMTFGKILAEKGFKGNIIRQVMGFPDTHQGRSLTQRYFILSEQHENPTYHCGEEATASDLCRRTVFFPDSVCYYHE